ATGTTATTCATCGGCTCAATCTTTATATGAACAGATTAATGCTTTACTGAATGCCCTTCCCTTGGGAGGTTGTGAAAGAATTTAAGCAGAATGCGTGGGAGCTTTACTATAAATAATGAAAGGATGACGGTAAATGAATTTTGCTGCTGATATCGAAGGGGTTTTTACGAGAGAAGAAATAGAATCATTTCTAAGGGATGAACAACAATTTTATATTGACTATGCAGAGGAAAACTGGCTGAACCGATATTTCAAGGTAAAGGCGATGTCACAAAAAACACATGTACCAAGCATTACTTCCGTTATATCAGATATGCCAGGTGGTTCAAATCTTAATCATAGTAAAACAGAGCAATTTGCTCTGAAATCTATTCAAGCTAGTGAGTGGTTAGATACATTATTTTATGCAATGGAGTCGCTTACTTCAGCTGAACAGAAATTAATAGAAATGAAGTACATGAAGAAGCGTAATGATGGGTCCAGGTACAGTGATGAAGTCATTTATCCTCAATTGTTTATCGGAAAGACAAGATACTATGAGCTAAAAAAGGAAGCTTTAGAAATGCTGGGCAGAAATTTATATGGTTTATTTAGCGAGAGAGGATGGTCGTAATGGTTGTTTTGACGAAGGGGGTTAAGAAAACAGTATTAGCTATATTGTTGCTAATACTGTTTATTGCTTTCTTCACTTTATGTGGGATTGTATTTCTGGCTACACTCCAGTGGTTTATGCAAACTGAATTTTATCTGAGTATGGTTGGATCTGTTGAGTTTTGGATATGGGTGTTAGGTATTCCGTTACTTGTTTTATTTTTTGTGTTTTGTTCAAATATTGCTTAAGATTTTGTTGAATAGAGTTGTAACCTTAAATCCCTTTAGATATAATTACCTAAAGGGATTTGTTGTGCTGAAATAACATACCAGTATGCCACAAACGGGCCAGTTTGTTGAGGAAAAATTTAGAAGGGAAAATGGGGTGGGATGAAATATGATTGATGCTGGTTGGCTTAACATCGGCAGTTTGATTCTTGGGTTAGTAGCTTGGATAATCCCTGCTATTAATCTTGTGGAAAAAAACAAAAGAATAATAAATGGGTTACTCTTACCATTATCAGTTTCAGCGCTTGCGCTATCGCAATATGTTTTCAAATCTTTTATAACCTTTACTTGGTAAAGATTGAAGACTTTGCTGCTCTGGCGGATACAATGCGCGGTGTAGCTGTTGCTTCAACGGTACTTGTCATTGTTACCATTTTATTAAATGTCTTTACGTTGTTTTTACATCGGAATAGGGGTGCTTTGTAAAACAATCGGGCGCTTTCCTTGAATAAGAAGGCGTCCTTCAATCAAACATGAATAAATTTCAATTCAATAAGCGTGCGCTTTCGCGGAATAAGGCAGTGCCAATCTGTATTGGTTTAGGGCCATTTTGTTGCATAAAGTAAAACGGAAATAGGGGGACTTAATATGGCCGATAATAAATTTCACAGGGCTTTTGGAGTTTATGGAATATTTGTGGAAGATGAAGAATTGTTAGTTATAAATAAGAATGGTGGACCATACATAAACCGTTTCGATTTACCTGGTGGAAGTTTGGAAGATGGCGAAACTTTATCGGAGGCTATGAAACGAGAATTCCTTGAAGAAACGGGTATTGAAATTGAAATTGTAAAAAACATTGGGGCTACGGATTTTAAGCTGCCTTGGATGTGGAAAGAGTTTACGGATGTCCATCATATTGCCGTCTATTACCTTGTGAGAAAAATTGGCGGGAAATTACAAACACCTGAACAATTTGAGGGGCAGGACTCATTAGGTGCCGTGTGGGTAAAAGAAAAAGATATTTCTTTTGAGAATGCTTCTCCATTAGTTCTAAAAGCGTTTGAATGGTTAAAGACAGAAGACTTGGGAATAGATGCTAATGTTTATACGGATTGGCAGGTTCTAAAATAAATCATCTTTGTTCCAGAATAGGGCGCCATTCTTGAATAAGGATTAGCGTGAGCATCATATATAAGGGTCATATTATTGAATAAAATAATCCATATACGATGAAAATAAAAAGAGATTCAGATGAGGGGGAATTCTTCTTATGATATTTGTACGGTTAAATAAAAGTTCACTGAATAAACTGGATAAGTAAAAAGGTAAATATCGTGGAATGGTAAAATTATATGAACAAAGACCCGAGAATAAACCATGCCACCGAATTAAAATAAACAATCGCAAAACTGTTAATGAGATATGTGTATTTGGTTAGAAATTAAAGTCTATTTAATAGAAGGTTGGAAAAATCAATAGTATAATAAAATCATAGGAATTAATATTGATTATTCCTTCAATATAGTATTCTTATAACTATTTTCTACTAATTAAGCAGGAGGTAATATCCAATGAAAGCTGCAGTCTGGTATGGAAAAAAAGACTTACGGGTAGACGAAATAGAACTAAAACAAACGAAAGATACCGATGTTAAAGTAAGGGTAGCTTGGGCAGGTATTTGTGGCAGTGATTTACATGAGTATGAAGAGGGACCGGTGTTTGTACCAAATGAAAAAGAGGATCCGTTAACTGGAGAAATCGCTCCGCTAACCATGGGGCATGAATTTGCAGGTGTTATTGAAGAAGTAGGTCCAAAGGTGACAAAATATAAAGTTGGCGATAGAGTAGCAATTAATCCAACAATCACTTATGGAAATAAGCCGGAAGACCTTGATCCTTATGATGGGTTTAGCTTTATTGGTCTTCACAGTGACGGTGGTTTTACTAAATACGCAAATGTACCGGAAGATAACGTTTATCTACTTCCAGAATCTTTAACACTACAGGATGGAGCTTTAGTAGAACCAACTGCGGTTGCCGTACAAGCTGTAAAAGAAGGGAAACTGCAGTTTGGTGATACGGTAGCTGTATTTGGTGCAGGTCCAATTGGTTTAATGACAATTATTGCAGCTAAAGCTGCTGGTGCCAGCAAGATTATTGCTTTAGATTTGTCGGAAACTAGAATTGAGAAAGCAAAAGAATTAGGAGCAACCCATGTCGTTAACTCTAGCGAACAAGATGCTGTTACAGCGATCAAGGAAATTGTTCCAGATGGAGTAGATGTTTCCTTTGAAGTTGCCGGAGTAGCACCAACATTTAAACAAGCAATTGATTCAACAAGAGCACGTGGAACAATGGTTATTGTGTCTATATTTGCTAGGGAGATTGAATGGAATCCAATACAGCTTACAAATACAGGTGTAAAAGTTACATCAACAATCGCATATACACCTACTACATTCCAACAAACTGTAGATTTAATGGGAACAGGACAATTAAAACCACAGGGAATTATTACAGACCAAATTCAATTGGATGATATTGTTGAAAATGGATTCGAAGCATTGACAAACGATAAATCACAAGCAAAAATAGTAGTTGAATTAAGTGGTGAGAAATAAAATGTATTATTTAACCCTGAGTAGCAGCTGTTACTTGGGGTTTTGTTATCACTGTCAGCTAGGTCCAGGTAGATAAATTAGCGAAGTGATATTGAACTCTTCTTTAAGAAGAATATTGACGATATTCTGCAATACCAGCTAATAGTAGAAGTGGATAATTCCATTAACGGGCGCGCGCGACAAGCTTTGCTATAAACGCTACCAAGCGTGAAAGGCGGAGAATTCATAAATGAATTCTAACTTTACAACCAAGGAAGGGAATGACGGAACCATGTTTCCCAAAACCATCCCGTCAATACTCCTGCATGCGTTGTGACTGACAGGTTACAGGGTTTGAAGTACAGGTGGATAAGGCAGAACGAAGGCTGAAGCCACTCCCACGGAGAAGGTATGCCAACGGATATGCCCTACGGCTGAAAAACTGGATATGGTGAGAATGGCTTCAAAGATATGGAGCTGACGAATAACCGAATATACAGGTCTAAAGTTTGAACATAGGGAAACTTATGTCCCATCCCCCTCTGTTAGGATAGTTGTCGTACGAGGCAAACGTGGTATGATTAACTAAATAACACGGAGGTCATCGTAATGACAAATAATGGGATACGTTATTCAGAAGAACGAAAGGCTGCGATAGTGAAGCGGATGATGCCACCACAAAATGAATCCGTAAAGGCATTAAGTGAGGAAGTAGGTATTTCCGACGCAACGTTGTATAAATGGCGGAAAGAGGCCAGGGAGTCAGGTGCGGCAACACCTGGAAACGGACAAAACAGCGACCGTTGGAGCAGTGAAGATAAGTTTTTGATTGTTATGGAAACATATGCCATGAATGAGGAAGAGATAGCGGAGTATTGCCGCAAGAAAGGCTTGTACCGTGAACAGATTAATGCTTGGCAACAAGTTTGTCTTCAGGCAAACGGCAATGCTTTTAACCAAGCCAAAGCGTTAACTGGACAACTAAAAGAGGAAAAACAGCGATCCAAAACATTGGAAAAGGATCTTCAAAAAAAGGAGAAGGCGCTGGCAGAAGCTGCCGCATTGTTACTCCTAAGAAAAAAGGCCCGAGCGATTTGGGGGACCAAGAGGACGAATGATAGGCCCACCAGATCGCGCACGTGCCGTGGAATTGATTCAAGAAGCTAATCGAAATGGCGCACGTCTTTCAAAGGCATGTGAAGAATTGCATATTCATGTGCGGACCTATCAGCGGTGGGTGTCTGAAGGCGATGTCAAAGTCGATCAGCGCCCGCATGCCAAACGGCCCACGCCTAAAAATAAACTATCGGAAGAAGAAAGGGCAGAAATTTTAGAAGTTGTGAACCGAGAAGAATATGCCGATTTACCTCCTACTCAGATTGTGCCGCAACTGGCCGATCAGGAGAAGTATATCGCATCTGAATCGACCTTCTATCGCGTACTGCGTGAAGAAGAAATGCAGAATCATCGTGGCCGCAGTCAGAAGCCCAAAAGACGGGTTCCTGAAAGCCATCTAGCAACTGCGCCGAACCAAGTTTGGACATGGGATATCACATGGCTTGGGGGCCTGTGAAAGGACTGTTCTACCGACTGTATTTGATTCTTGACCTGTTCAGTCGCAAAGCTGTGGGTTGGGAAGTATGGGAATCAGAGGAGGCCCAATACGCTGAGAAACTCGTAAAGAAAGCTGTGCTTAAAGAGGGGATAAAAGGCAGCCCTTTGGTACTACACTCTGATAATGGCAGCCCTATGAAGGCCGCGACATTCCTTGGGTTACTTGAGACCTTGGGCATTCAAAGCTCGTTCTCTAGGCCGCGCGTAAGCAATGACAATCCATTTTCGGAGGCAATGTTCCGCACACTTAAGTACCGTCCTGAGTTCCCTCATAAAGGGTTTGCTTCCTTGGAGGATGCGAGAAAGTGGGCAGGACAGTTTATTAAGTGGTACAACGAGGTTCATTTACACAGCGGTTTAAATTTCGTGACCCCTGCACAATGCCATAGTGGAGAATTTAAAGATATATTGGCAAAAAGGCATGACGTATATGAACAAGCAAAGCAACATCATCCAGAACGCTGGGGCGCAAGAAACACAAGGGGTTGGTCACCTCATGAAGAGGTTGCATTGAATCCTATGCGTGAAGAGACTTTATTGGCTATAGGAGATTAATAGAATGGGTTTTTTATCACCTGATGATTTGAAATGAAAGAATGGTTTCCCTTTCATTTCAAATCATCAGGGCAGCAAGCAAAGCGCGGTAGCTATGGTCATATGGCGTGAAATTTAAAGAAGCTAAACTGCTTCATGCGACAACTATGTTGACAAACACCGCATCCAACGATGGGGTGAGTGGTGTGCAGTAAAAATGCGCCCTATGAAACACGCTATACCGAACAAAGGCGGTATCCAGCTCACAGGCTTCCAGGGGACACCTAAGTTCAGTACGGATAGCTAGGTTGTAAGGGACTTGGAAAACAAGGAACGTTGAAACAAGGACTGTCATCCGAAACGTTTGCTATAAGACTTATGCCGAAGGGCATTTATCCTTGTGAGGGTAGGGGCATGACTGATGAATTTCCTGTAATGGGAATGGAGGAACAGCCCCAAGTCTAATAAAATGAAAAGTTATTTTCCATACGTGCATTGCACCGGTCGGGTAGGAACGTGGGAACATCACTCCAACAGGAGGGATGCCACAGTGCAAGCTTTACGATATTGGGATTACTACGATATGACGGAAACGTTTACGGATTTATATGATAAAAGTTTGAATCAACAAGCTTTTTCACATCTTTACGATGTTATCATATCAAGAGAAAATATCTTGCTTGCTTATCGTACTATCAAGTCCAACAAAGGGTCTAAGACACCTGGAACGGATAGAAGAACGATAAGTGATATGAAAAAATGGTCTGAAGAAAAACTCATGATGGAAATCCGAAACCAGCTAGAAAACTATTGTCCGAAAAAGGTTAGACGAAAATGGATTGAAAAAGATAATGGAAAGTGGAGACCCCTCGGCATCCCTTGTATATTAGATCGAATCATTCAACAATGTTTTAAACAAGTGCTTGAACCGATTGCGGAAGCCCAGTTCTATAATCATAGTTATGGATTTAGACCATTACGTTCTGCGCATCACGCCATGGCAAGAATTCAATCTTTAATCAATCAAGCCCATTTTCATTTTGTGGTGGACATTGATATAAAGGGATTCTTTGACCATATTAACCATACATTGCTTATTAAGCAACTATGGAATATGGGAATCCAAGACCGAAAAGTACTAGCTTGTATTGGCAAAATGCTCAAAGCTGAAATAGATGGTGAAGGAACACCATCTCAAGGCGTTCCGCAGGGTGGATTGTTATCAACTTTACTTGCAAACGTTGTGCTGAATGACCTCGACCAATGGGTTGCGGGACAGTGGGAATTCTTCCCTCTTTCCAAATCTTTTCAATCTAGGACTGGTGAAACACTAGCCAAAAAGCGTACTAATCTGAAGGAAGGCTATCTCGTTCGCTATGCGGATGATTTTAAAATTT
This sequence is a window from Lentibacillus sp. JNUCC-1. Protein-coding genes within it:
- a CDS encoding 2,3-butanediol dehydrogenase, which produces MKAAVWYGKKDLRVDEIELKQTKDTDVKVRVAWAGICGSDLHEYEEGPVFVPNEKEDPLTGEIAPLTMGHEFAGVIEEVGPKVTKYKVGDRVAINPTITYGNKPEDLDPYDGFSFIGLHSDGGFTKYANVPEDNVYLLPESLTLQDGALVEPTAVAVQAVKEGKLQFGDTVAVFGAGPIGLMTIIAAKAAGASKIIALDLSETRIEKAKELGATHVVNSSEQDAVTAIKEIVPDGVDVSFEVAGVAPTFKQAIDSTRARGTMVIVSIFAREIEWNPIQLTNTGVKVTSTIAYTPTTFQQTVDLMGTGQLKPQGIITDQIQLDDIVENGFEALTNDKSQAKIVVELSGEK
- a CDS encoding NUDIX hydrolase — encoded protein: MADNKFHRAFGVYGIFVEDEELLVINKNGGPYINRFDLPGGSLEDGETLSEAMKREFLEETGIEIEIVKNIGATDFKLPWMWKEFTDVHHIAVYYLVRKIGGKLQTPEQFEGQDSLGAVWVKEKDISFENASPLVLKAFEWLKTEDLGIDANVYTDWQVLK
- a CDS encoding ArpU family phage packaging/lysis transcriptional regulator, with protein sequence MNFAADIEGVFTREEIESFLRDEQQFYIDYAEENWLNRYFKVKAMSQKTHVPSITSVISDMPGGSNLNHSKTEQFALKSIQASEWLDTLFYAMESLTSAEQKLIEMKYMKKRNDGSRYSDEVIYPQLFIGKTRYYELKKEALEMLGRNLYGLFSERGWS